ATTTCAGAGAACAAAAGGAATCATCTTGTTGAAGCCTCTTAGAAAACAAAGCACACTTTTAAAGACTGCATCTTTATGTGATTCACATACAAAAGTTCAAACTAATGGCAACAGTCCACAGGCATTAAGGGAAATAACAGCAAtcaatgctatttttaaagggaagagTCGGGGCGAGGGGTTAACATATGTGGAATTAGCTCTGGGCAAAATGAGAAGCCATTGCATCTAAAATCAAATGCATTCTCTGAAATAGACACCAGAGACCAAATTCCCATGTAGACTCCTGCAGTCCAAGAGTTtcagcagaatttggccttCCTCTTAACTTAGCTTCATTAGGTCATATCATGCCATCAGTTTTTATGTTGGACACCCTACTTACTTCACATCAGTTGTTGGCACTATGTAGGCAATTTTCCGAAttggagggggagaaaagagtGGTGTGTGCACAAGGgagaggaatttttttcccatgtagaataaaagtaatttcctaGAAGAGTTTGAGGGGGGAAAGTGATATTTGTCTCCCTTCTACCAGATGTCACCAGTGGCAACAAGAGCCAGTATTAAATATCTATCCATCAAATTCTTCTTGAAATTTTTCAGCGTCAGCTGGTCAACAACCCATTCAGAAAATTGGGAAAGCTGAAATCTTCCACAGCCATTCTTAACCTTAAACAGTTCTTCCCCTCACAAGAATTATCTGTGTCTGAAACTTCTTCATGGAGGACAGACACACAGAatttgtaagaagaaaaaaacttgtAGCAGTGATTTTTCTTACGTTTATATGCAGTAAGTGAAATAACACCCCCTCCACACACAGTATCTTTTGCAATAgtcttttgttgctttttcatcAGCTGCTGTCAATGTTGGATGCAGTAAAGCCTTGTATGTACCCCATTTGCCACTTTTTCTGCCTCACACTATGATTTATTAGTAGTTGGCTTCAGTGCTTGGCTAGGTTTACCTTCCATCTTAGAGggaaatgctttggaaaagagACGCCTTGATACTCTCTCTGACATTAAGACGGTCTCTGCACTGTCACCTCTTACTGTGCCACCACCTCAAGCTGTGATGCCAATTGCACTGTCATCCCTTGCCATCCCTTACCCCTGGCCGTAATGCTATCTTGTGCTGTCATCCATATGACTTGCTTTCACTGTTCTGCTGCCTCAAGCCACAAGTGAGATGCAAGCTGACAAGCTCCTCACCCAGTTATGCTACGATgttcatgaaagaaaattgaGATGATTGAATTGTTTCTAcactatgtaaaaaaaaaagtaactagCACAAAGGAACACTTGCGCTGGccaacaaaatttaaaaaaaaaaacacttctcTAAAAGGGATCAGAAGGTAGGCTACAAAATTGCAAAGACACTCTTCACATATTGTTCCCTGCAGTGATGCTGCTATCGAAATTTTTCTCTCTATTCTGAAAGCAACGATCTTTCATGTAGGGCTCAGGGGCTTTTGTCTCAGAGACAGCTGGGTAGATCACAACCCCCTTGCTTCATACATACACGACTAAACAGGATGTCAGAACCTTGCAGAATTCTAAGATTTTCTCTGGAAACATACCAGACGAAATACCCTCCCCCAACCAACTGTTCCAATGGATTGACATAATATTATTTTACCTCCTGTAGCAACAAATTcactttgtggttttttttttcaaaacaataacAGACCAGACATTCTGGGCGACAACACAACTATTACTTTCCCTAAATGGTTTGCTACACAAACAATATTTGAAcaggatatttttaatttttgttttgtttagtgtTCTAATGATGAAACTATCACATGCAGTGTCTACAGATAAGATAACAAGTTATCACATTTAAACATTCATTAAAGGCATCTCTTCAGAAGTTAGCAGTGCTTCATTTCATCTGACTCCTCGAATCAAGCATATCAgatagtgggtttttttttcctgccctaCATCATATGGAGAAGTTGGTATTTTCTGCTTAAATCAGAAGAAATTTAATATGACTCCGTCCTTTTTGCCTATCTGGCCACTTATCTTGTTTCGTTTGCAAATATCATATGTATTCTCTTGAGATAAAAATAGTGCAAGATGATTAGTTAGGCAAGTTCATTTGACACCATTCCCCCTTCGTGACGCTGAAATCTGAAATCTGTATATGGTATACAACTTAAAGTATATATATGCaagctcagctctgctggagacACGCAGCAAGTACGTTCCTCCCAACCAGATTGCTTCCTTATCCAGTCAAGAAGACCACAAAGGTAAGCTGATTAGATcctctgcttttggaaaaagaaacacaagagcAAAATGCTCCCTAAATGGAAAGCACCTATGCAATGAAAATATCTATTCTTATATCAGCTTCCAGTACATCGTAACTTTACAAGCTAACAGAATAGAATCAGCATTCAGATCACAGGATGGAAAAAGACAGGAACAATGCCCATTGtaaaaaatgctgcaatttTTAGGTTTTCCTTCAactctttcccatttttaatcCTGTCAACAGTGAGAATTAGGCGAATGGCAGAGCTCCAAATTATCTCGCCTGGTGCTGAGAGGGGGAAGTACTTTGCACAAGAAGCCACTGGCACAAAATAATTGCTAGCAAAAGTAACTCATCTGCCTTAGCTGGAGAAGTACCCATTGCCATCAGCATGAATTTGTCCTATTGTCTCCTTACACCTTCTGAGATATTCAGAAAGGGACTGAAATGACTGACAATTTCCTCTGCTGCAAACTAACAGGTACGGCGGCAGCCATTTCATATTTTAGGCAAAGTTTAAACCTGTGTGTAGAGTGCAAACCAGCACACAGACTATAAAAGGTTACCAGTagtgttttccttctcatgAATGTTGCTTTCCATGCTTAGACAGGAAGAATGAAGTTGTTGAAGATCAGTTAGGGATTCattaaaagatatttctgtTCTCTTGTGGCTTTCAAGAATAACTTTTCTATGCCTTAGTTCCCCTTCCTTCATTAACGTGAAGCTACTTTACAGTAATGTCGCAAGTTTTAAATTGTAACCGGTCTGCACTGGTGTGTGCAGTTTACCAAACTGTAAATGCATGGATGCTATGTTCACACTAAAAAAATGGACTAGAAATTCAGGCCTTGTAGCATTTTCTTAAGCGATACATATTACGCTGGCAAACTATTGCAGCTGTTGGTGGCTGAATGGGACAAAGAGTATTTTTTGCCAAATGCTGCTGTATCAGAAGAAAATGCCTCCTCCACTCTGCTAGGAATGAATATTAAGTCTCAATACCTCTGTTCTAAGCACATCCATATACTGAAATGCCAAAATCTGGATTAAAATCTGGTTTATTATTACCtatatggaattaaaaaaaacccccacaacatatttaagaaaacttttttctaaagCTGTCATGAAATGTAGTTTTTCAATgatgcagcagcccaggaagCCAAATATATAGTGTAATTACATTTATTGTTTCAACTACACAGAGAAGGAACTTACTCTCCAAATTTAGAGTTCCTTGAAATGAGTAAAAATTACTATTACTTATTCTACactattattttcattctttgaaaaGATCGCTACATTTATTGATAATAAtactagatttttaaaattccaatTACATTTATTCCAGATACAGTTCTAGGGGGCATACTGAGCCTTATCTTTTATGTGTCctgtaaatatgtaaatatatgccGATTTTAATTGAGTAATAATCCACCTCCAGGAAAACCCACACAGAAGTCATGAAGTTTTGTGGTGCTAGACACCTTTGGTTCGCTCTCCCAGTGCAGTACAGGCATCAGATCTTCCTGAAGCCCCACACTCTTGCATGCAGAATTCCTCCCTCATTACCCAGCTTTAAGTGGAAGCACCTGCTGCAGACATCTGTTACAGTATGCTCCGCTTACAATTAGATGAATAATGTCTCCCCTATCATATACTGTCACAGCAGCAACTTCAAATAGAGCCATGAAAGAGGTAGAGAAGTCATTTTAATGACTAAGTAGCtcacatttaatttattttacagttcaaCAATGGCCATCACTGACATCCTTTCTTCTAAAGATATTGAatctgctctctccagctgccaggGTAAGGAATGGTCTCTCCGCAGCCAGAAGATGCATATCATTTTTATGTCTTAAGATGACATGCCTATCATTTTCCCCTTAGATTCCTTCCCTGTGAGATCTCTTTCTAGCTACATTACAGTATAGCCCCTTGAATTCAGAAAGTCTCACAAGTGGTTATTTGGTGGGTAACATtccccaaaacacaaagcagcagtTAAAGGGCCACAGTTTCAGTTAGGGCTGGCTTAACTCTAACTCTGCCAATTTTTAAACCTGTTAAAAGACTTATATTTAAACAGTTAGACTTTTCCTTCAAATTGTCAAAAAAAGCCTCAGCTTGTAGAATCAAAGTGTCATTTGTGAAGCAATGACCAGTCTCAGTTCTCTGAAGAGTTCCTTGGCAAGATCAAGCCAGTTTTCCAAATGCTCAAAGAGCTAGTTTGACTGTGAATTACTTTTCTCCCAAATTCTTCACCAAAGTAAGGACTAAGTGAAAGTGAAGTAAGAATTACAGGAGTTGGTCTGTAAGCCACAGTAGCACCCTCTAGATATTTATTACTAATAGCATGTGACACATTGCATAAATCCTGATTTAGCAGAACGTGCATTGTGTAGCAGAAAACTTCAAACTGGCTGAAAGGATATATGACCACAAGCACAGActgattaaaaaggaaaattatccACTGTATCTTCTTTTTTGCTACACCGGGgaacaagagaaagaggagcaggctgatgcttAAGAAAAGGCATACATATTCTCAAGGAACACATACAGTAGCAGCAACTTcaagggaaaatatttaaacaacttctgtttcttccagctGACGATTCCTTCGACTATAAGTCTTTCTTCTCCACGGTTGGTTTAACCAGCAAAACTCCTGATCAGATAAAGTTAGTTTTTGGAATCCTTGATCAGGACAAGAGTGGTTTCATTGAAGAAGAGGAGCTTCAGTAAGTACTGCTCAGCTGCTGTATCTCTTTAAACAATGTAAACGTTTGAACTGGCTTGGTGTCATAGAATAAACttgctgtcattttaaaaatacaacacaatTCCTTGTCTTTCCTTGAATTTGTGTGGATTTCCTCACATAATAAGAGCAGGCATTACCTTATGCGCTTTTTGGCATGGGtttaagaaaaccagaaatacaaTATGCCAAGGACATTTCAGAGAACAAAACTCAAGCACAGTACTCTACCCTGTTCTATTTCAGGCTGTTTCTGAAGAATTTCTCTTCGAGTGCCCGAGTTCTCACCTCTGCGGAGACCAAGGCTTTTATGACTGCAGGTGACACTGATGGTGATGGCAAAATTGGAGTGGAAGGTAAGACTTTTGGAAACTTCATaacatttgtgttttaaaatgcatgcatttAGGGCTACATTTAAACTGTGGCAGGAAGAATACATCTAAGTACTTTGGCCTGGTACTTTCTGCCACAATCTTTATACTAGCAAATACTCCTTTATTTTGGTAGCTTTATTCCCCTTTGGTCTCTGTTGCAGCAACAGCATATTTAGGCCCAATGTAGACCTGGTTCTTCCAATCAATAATAACAGCTTTGGGGCTTATTCTGCCGTGTGTCTGATCCATAGATTCAATGATGTgtcaaatttttaaaacatcctgGACACCTATTCATTCTTTGAATTTCCATTTCAGCAGTGGATGCTCTGCACTTCTGGCCATAAgacactttcatttttaaacacacttcCATCTACATAAACTTATTTCTTCATCTACCACTATCGAACATTGGCCAATATTACTGAGTGGTTAATTCAGTAATGTAAAATAAGACTGGTATTGTTTTTCAAGGCTAGAACTGCTGCAATGCAGCACAGAATTTTGTGCTGGAGAATTACCTGATAAGTACAAATTTCACTGGGCAGTCCTTCTACGAGAAACTAAATCAAATTCCTAAAGAAAACCTTACAGGGATGATGTGAACTGGCCAGGatatttcttttagaaattgcagcaaaggaaaatagGACATTA
This sequence is a window from Pelecanus crispus isolate bPelCri1 chromosome 11, bPelCri1.pri, whole genome shotgun sequence. Protein-coding genes within it:
- the LOC104030345 gene encoding LOW QUALITY PROTEIN: parvalbumin, thymic (The sequence of the model RefSeq protein was modified relative to this genomic sequence to represent the inferred CDS: inserted 2 bases in 1 codon; deleted 1 base in 1 codon), whose protein sequence is MVYNLKYIYAXAQLCWRHAASTFLPTDCFLIQSRRPQSSTMAITDILSSKDIESALSSCQADDSFDYKSFFSTVGLTSKTPDQIKLVFGILDQDKSGFIEEEELQLFLKNFSSSARVLTSAETKAFMTAGDTDGDGKIGVEEFQFLVKA